The Mycolicibacterium hassiacum DSM 44199 genome includes a window with the following:
- a CDS encoding C39 family peptidase produces MEKVLPYDRNVVPQETGYWCGPASTQVVLNSRGIVVPEATLAAEIGTTTRGTDYVGLIERVLDRRVPEAKYTSVYIENDPPTQAQKERLWEHIVRSIDNGWGVIMNWVAPPSNKPRGVKGSPNPSYSGGTTYHYVACMGYDDTPGARALWIADSGFRPFNYWISFDQAATLIPPKGYCYADLPPKNFNRAADTLAKAAGISYTKAQEILPTMQQGLRLAECNNKFRIAMFIAQTGHESAGFNATEEYASGAAYEGRKDLGNIHPGDGVRFKGRTWIQITGRSNYTQFSDWAYRNGLVPNSKYFVDNPQQLSDVKWAGIGAAWYWTVARPFINSLCDNADLVGVTRAINGGTNGLEDRRTRFNRALDLDKELLYILEGEQDDMAQVPQSEWNQVRDELTKKFPSRSPLRHLGEGLVDTWAGMDLNQDANIHILIVKTLAEIGVESQIDLLFEVANADPKKYPDRQQDRKLALAILADIEATRPHILKDYYAKKGIA; encoded by the coding sequence ATGGAGAAGGTACTCCCCTATGACCGCAACGTGGTCCCGCAGGAGACCGGTTACTGGTGCGGTCCCGCATCGACTCAGGTCGTCCTGAACTCACGGGGCATCGTGGTCCCCGAAGCGACGTTGGCCGCTGAGATCGGCACGACGACGCGAGGGACCGACTACGTCGGCCTGATCGAGCGGGTGCTGGATCGCCGTGTCCCAGAGGCGAAGTACACGTCGGTCTATATCGAGAACGACCCGCCCACGCAAGCTCAGAAGGAGCGACTTTGGGAGCACATCGTCCGCAGCATCGACAACGGCTGGGGCGTGATCATGAACTGGGTGGCTCCCCCGTCGAACAAGCCGCGTGGCGTGAAGGGGTCGCCTAACCCGTCTTACTCGGGTGGCACGACCTACCACTACGTGGCCTGCATGGGCTACGACGATACCCCCGGCGCTCGGGCGCTGTGGATCGCTGACTCCGGCTTCAGGCCGTTCAACTATTGGATCAGCTTCGACCAGGCCGCGACCTTGATCCCGCCGAAGGGCTACTGCTACGCGGACCTTCCTCCGAAGAACTTCAACCGCGCTGCCGACACCCTGGCGAAGGCCGCAGGCATCAGCTATACGAAGGCGCAGGAGATCCTGCCGACGATGCAGCAGGGCTTGCGGCTGGCCGAGTGCAACAACAAGTTCCGGATCGCGATGTTCATCGCCCAGACCGGGCATGAGTCCGCAGGCTTCAACGCCACCGAGGAGTACGCCTCCGGAGCGGCCTACGAGGGCCGCAAGGATCTCGGCAACATCCACCCCGGTGACGGGGTCCGGTTCAAGGGCCGCACGTGGATCCAGATCACGGGACGGTCGAACTACACCCAGTTCTCCGATTGGGCGTACCGCAACGGGCTGGTGCCGAACAGCAAGTACTTCGTGGACAACCCGCAGCAGTTGTCGGACGTGAAGTGGGCCGGCATCGGCGCTGCCTGGTACTGGACCGTTGCAAGGCCGTTCATCAACTCGCTGTGTGACAACGCCGACCTCGTCGGGGTCACCAGAGCGATCAACGGCGGCACGAACGGTCTGGAAGACCGGCGCACCAGATTCAACCGCGCCCTGGATTTGGACAAAGAGCTTCTCTACATCCTCGAAGGGGAACAAGACGACATGGCACAAGTTCCGCAGAGTGAGTGGAACCAGGTCCGCGACGAACTGACCAAGAAGTTCCCGTCCCGGTCGCCGCTTCGCCATCTGGGCGAGGGTCTGGTCGACACCTGGGCCGGTATGGACCTCAACCAGGACGCCAACATCCACATCCTGATCGTCAAGACGCTGGCCGAGATCGGCGTCGAGAGCCAGATCGACCTGCTGTTCGAGGTCGCAAACGCCGACCCGAAGAAGTACCCCGACCGTCAGCAGGACCGGAAGTTGGCGCTGGCGATTCTCGCCGACATCGAGGCCACCCGGCCTCACATCCTCAAGGACTACTACGCCAAGAAAGGCATTGCATGA
- a CDS encoding LtfC-like domain-containing protein, with amino-acid sequence MADLGKPLDLEMLCLVTGRDFKWEIEHRDPQTKQVTPWPAGELFLELETGGEHNARQRVTITGATGGTYAFDILGETTPPIDYNDVSENPQGLPGDITEALEAAAGVGNVEVYPTLLHPSWILNFNLNIDKPLTEQLVNLINKTANDFFDTFEQLMGVDVSMTVTDALNFQLKVTSRRSFDEVGVVTFAVDVTGTAVKNFFNGVAGLVGAVNTVNVDFYWNRVYEIEFVGELANQPIEAIIPDASNLTGYNPSITVEVIDLGKERLTIWPFTIDGAKATIKVESEEADKIPNRCRWQLVHMPTGEAAGGDPVQLGVVYRQPR; translated from the coding sequence ATGGCCGACCTCGGCAAACCACTCGACCTCGAGATGCTCTGCCTGGTCACAGGCCGGGACTTCAAGTGGGAGATCGAACACCGCGACCCACAGACCAAGCAGGTCACTCCCTGGCCGGCCGGTGAGCTGTTCCTTGAGCTTGAGACCGGTGGCGAACACAACGCACGCCAGCGGGTGACCATCACCGGGGCTACCGGCGGCACGTACGCGTTCGACATCCTGGGTGAGACGACTCCCCCGATAGACTACAACGACGTGTCGGAGAACCCGCAGGGTCTCCCCGGCGACATCACCGAAGCCCTGGAGGCTGCGGCAGGCGTCGGCAACGTCGAGGTCTACCCCACGCTGCTGCATCCGTCGTGGATCTTGAACTTCAACCTCAACATCGACAAGCCGCTCACCGAGCAGTTGGTCAACCTGATCAACAAGACCGCGAACGACTTCTTCGACACGTTCGAGCAACTGATGGGGGTCGACGTGTCGATGACGGTCACCGACGCCCTGAACTTCCAGCTCAAGGTGACCTCGCGGCGATCCTTCGATGAAGTCGGTGTCGTCACGTTCGCGGTCGACGTAACCGGCACCGCCGTCAAGAACTTCTTCAACGGGGTCGCCGGCCTGGTCGGCGCGGTGAACACCGTCAACGTCGACTTCTACTGGAACCGGGTCTACGAGATCGAGTTCGTCGGCGAGCTGGCCAACCAGCCGATAGAGGCAATCATCCCAGACGCGTCCAACCTGACAGGATACAACCCGTCGATCACGGTCGAGGTAATCGATCTGGGCAAGGAGCGTCTGACCATCTGGCCGTTCACCATCGACGGTGCCAAGGCCACGATCAAGGTCGAGTCCGAAGAGGCCGATAAGATCCCGAACCGCTGCCGCTGGCAGCTTGTCCACATGCCGACCGGCGAAGCCGCTGGCGGCGATCCAGTCCAGCTCGGCGTCGTCTACCGACAGCCGAGGTAA
- a CDS encoding phage terminase small subunit yields the protein MGTRGPIGKRDEERVRRNINENPTETIQVIGPVEIPDLGDVSHLGETHPLIEEMYESIKKSAAVKYYEPTDWQFARLALYTLNQELIAAQHQGKPIGAMKLTAINQMLSALLLTEGDRRRVRLEIERAPADPTGGKVVDVTDVLKQRLAKASGGG from the coding sequence GTGGGCACGCGAGGCCCAATCGGAAAGCGAGACGAAGAGCGGGTTCGCCGGAACATCAACGAGAACCCGACCGAGACGATCCAGGTGATCGGCCCGGTGGAGATCCCCGACCTCGGGGACGTGAGCCATCTCGGCGAGACGCATCCGCTCATCGAGGAGATGTACGAGTCGATCAAGAAGTCGGCGGCGGTCAAGTATTACGAGCCGACCGACTGGCAGTTCGCCCGACTCGCCCTCTACACACTGAACCAAGAACTCATCGCAGCCCAGCATCAGGGCAAGCCCATCGGCGCGATGAAGTTGACAGCCATCAACCAGATGCTCTCCGCACTGCTGCTGACCGAAGGCGACCGACGCCGCGTCCGACTCGAGATCGAGCGGGCACCCGCTGACCCGACAGGCGGGAAGGTCGTTGACGTAACCGACGTGCTCAAGCAGCGACTCGCCAAGGCGAGCGGCGGGGGTTGA
- a CDS encoding HNH endonuclease: MCEINGPGCVRAATDVDHIRRGNDHSRSNLQAACRVCHGKKSAAEGVARRRELRARRKRPPERHPGRR; encoded by the coding sequence ATGTGTGAGATCAACGGCCCCGGATGTGTCCGGGCCGCAACCGATGTCGACCACATCAGGCGAGGTAACGACCACAGCCGATCCAATCTACAGGCCGCATGCAGGGTCTGTCACGGCAAGAAATCAGCCGCCGAGGGTGTAGCCCGACGGCGGGAACTAAGAGCCCGGAGGAAGCGACCACCAGAACGCCACCCTGGGCGTCGATAA
- a CDS encoding ADP-ribosyltransferase, with translation MPGSGAGSAGSSGGGYAGVGNAGTGRFIGGGGGGAGSGGGVQTPNRTPQEQPTKPKTFPSAQQARKWFASIWPSKDKYEDKVREEFATYSTNIGYQTINTALRDAGGDISKFDDPAFVDSLKDFNGNPYSDYVKQKYIENIKERIANMDAGFDFAPEIPETIQLARGTRWHEFKNLGITGPDDDLHQLLGKTYVNDAYTSTSVGGKAAMDYMPVQLTVTVPKGIKGVYMAGDAIHSGALSTLPTENEFLLPRGTEFYITNVFKNDEGKWEIEVEVLLP, from the coding sequence ATCCCCGGCAGCGGCGCTGGTAGCGCCGGGTCGAGCGGAGGCGGGTACGCAGGTGTAGGCAACGCCGGTACCGGCAGGTTCATCGGAGGCGGTGGCGGCGGAGCCGGCTCCGGTGGTGGAGTTCAGACCCCGAATCGCACGCCGCAGGAGCAACCGACTAAGCCGAAGACCTTCCCCAGCGCCCAGCAGGCGCGGAAGTGGTTCGCCAGCATCTGGCCCTCGAAGGACAAGTACGAGGACAAGGTTCGCGAGGAGTTCGCAACCTACTCGACCAACATCGGCTACCAGACGATCAACACCGCGCTACGTGATGCAGGCGGCGACATCAGCAAGTTCGATGACCCCGCATTCGTTGACAGCCTGAAGGACTTCAACGGCAACCCGTACTCGGACTACGTCAAGCAGAAGTACATCGAGAACATCAAAGAGCGCATCGCGAACATGGATGCCGGGTTCGACTTCGCCCCGGAGATCCCCGAGACGATCCAGTTGGCTCGCGGCACTCGCTGGCATGAGTTCAAGAACCTGGGCATCACCGGCCCCGACGACGACCTGCACCAGCTCCTGGGCAAGACGTACGTCAACGACGCATACACGTCGACCTCGGTCGGCGGCAAGGCCGCGATGGACTACATGCCGGTGCAGCTCACCGTGACGGTCCCCAAGGGTATAAAGGGTGTTTACATGGCTGGCGATGCCATACACAGTGGAGCGTTGTCCACGTTGCCAACTGAGAACGAGTTCTTGCTCCCTCGCGGGACCGAGTTCTATATCACCAACGTGTTCAAGAACGACGAAGGCAAATGGGAGATCGAAGTGGAGGTGTTGCTGCCGTGA
- a CDS encoding DUF4417 domain-containing protein — translation MYGTRSSAYWSTQPGKFDVLNLRLTFESSSAYDIPDLQPTEFVPNNLAAWNMPRHREYAAISGGALHFFLDDYRFETCWSSPERLLPRVKAVGAALTPDFSLWVDMPKAAQIWNVYRNRWCGAYWQSEGVEVIPTACWSTPDSYEFCFDGIPAGATVAISSMGIRSSKQDQALFRAGLKELIARRQPQRLLVYGRLRYCDDIDLPEVREYPTYWDRRRKQLNWVDAEAAAAPVPAQESAALELPPQDLDLVSPAAALVAPGRAEAGTQV, via the coding sequence GTGTATGGCACTCGCTCGAGTGCCTATTGGAGCACTCAACCGGGAAAGTTCGACGTTCTGAACCTGCGGCTGACGTTCGAGTCGTCATCCGCCTACGACATTCCGGATCTGCAACCGACTGAGTTCGTTCCGAACAATCTCGCGGCATGGAACATGCCGCGTCATCGCGAATACGCCGCCATTTCGGGCGGCGCACTGCACTTCTTCCTCGATGATTACCGATTCGAGACCTGTTGGTCGAGTCCAGAGAGGCTCCTCCCCCGCGTGAAAGCGGTTGGGGCAGCCCTGACTCCCGATTTCAGCCTCTGGGTGGACATGCCCAAGGCCGCACAGATCTGGAACGTCTACCGCAATCGCTGGTGCGGCGCGTACTGGCAGTCGGAAGGCGTCGAGGTCATCCCCACGGCGTGTTGGAGCACGCCGGATTCGTATGAGTTCTGCTTCGACGGCATCCCTGCCGGAGCCACGGTCGCCATCAGCTCGATGGGCATCCGCAGCAGCAAGCAGGACCAGGCGCTGTTCCGCGCCGGTCTCAAAGAACTCATCGCACGCAGGCAACCGCAGCGGCTCCTGGTCTATGGACGGCTGCGCTACTGCGACGACATCGACCTTCCAGAGGTCAGGGAGTACCCGACCTACTGGGACAGACGAAGGAAGCAACTGAATTGGGTGGACGCGGAGGCCGCGGCGGCCCCGGTCCCGGCACAGGAAAGCGCCGCGCTGGAGCTGCCGCCCCAGGATCTGGATCTGGTATCCCCGGCAGCGGCGCTGGTAGCGCCGGGTCGAGCGGAGGCGGGTACGCAGGTGTAG
- a CDS encoding DUF5419 family protein, whose amino-acid sequence MGRVSFERWLAGVDHVIGSLTGGLTHRDIADQTWYEWWADEYTPAMAAREALAREGFPF is encoded by the coding sequence ATGGGTCGGGTGAGCTTCGAGCGGTGGCTCGCGGGTGTGGACCACGTAATCGGTTCGTTGACAGGCGGTCTCACGCATCGAGACATCGCAGACCAGACATGGTATGAGTGGTGGGCTGACGAGTACACGCCAGCGATGGCGGCTCGCGAAGCCCTTGCAAGAGAAGGGTTCCCGTTCTGA
- a CDS encoding ParB N-terminal domain-containing protein, producing MTTAFAPEATDTMTLEEVARLKANDVSSMVGISCSVAESGQYLEEYYQSNPRWNYQGGVTGKFWDKVHEVVDILNVSDEWPFEPIEVNRDKTVLYDGHHRANAALLAGWDKPIPVKQWNF from the coding sequence ATGACCACCGCCTTCGCGCCCGAAGCCACCGACACCATGACCCTCGAAGAGGTCGCCCGCCTGAAGGCGAACGACGTGTCATCGATGGTAGGCATCTCCTGCTCCGTGGCCGAGAGCGGTCAGTACCTCGAGGAGTACTACCAGAGCAACCCTCGCTGGAACTACCAGGGAGGCGTGACCGGCAAGTTCTGGGACAAGGTCCACGAAGTCGTGGACATCCTCAACGTCTCCGACGAGTGGCCGTTCGAGCCCATCGAGGTCAACCGAGACAAGACCGTGCTGTACGACGGGCACCACCGCGCGAACGCCGCGCTGCTGGCGGGCTGGGACAAGCCAATCCCGGTGAAGCAGTGGAACTTCTAA
- a CDS encoding DUF2786 domain-containing protein: MIDGKTKKMQEKVAKLLRQAEDVAGTPEEAVFQAKAFELISKYGLEMAQVNATKEGLDLSELPDAIQWDVLIEGKYVAQQALLLHGIARALHCKTVYSTVAGTSAQRVYVFGVPRHIERVQFLWGILRPQMLRLVDKVRPEVVHQQRVYDWRTGEYRPKSTAGQTKAYRRAWIAGFAQTISDRVREQESKALEGAGGGALVLYKDDEARARTALQQAFPRVRHTKARTRYDGAGYAHGQRDGRNAAMQHSLAS; encoded by the coding sequence ATGATCGACGGCAAGACGAAGAAGATGCAGGAGAAGGTCGCCAAGCTGCTTCGGCAGGCCGAAGACGTGGCGGGCACCCCCGAGGAAGCCGTGTTCCAGGCGAAAGCGTTCGAGCTGATCTCGAAGTATGGGCTGGAGATGGCCCAGGTCAACGCGACGAAGGAAGGCTTGGATCTCTCCGAGCTGCCCGACGCGATCCAGTGGGACGTGCTGATCGAGGGCAAGTACGTGGCCCAGCAAGCGTTGCTGCTGCACGGCATCGCCCGTGCGCTGCACTGCAAGACGGTCTACTCGACCGTGGCAGGTACCAGCGCTCAGCGCGTGTATGTGTTCGGTGTCCCGCGCCACATCGAGAGGGTTCAGTTCCTCTGGGGCATCCTGCGCCCGCAGATGCTGCGCCTGGTCGACAAGGTTCGGCCCGAGGTGGTCCACCAGCAGCGCGTGTACGACTGGCGCACAGGCGAATACCGCCCCAAGAGCACCGCTGGCCAGACCAAGGCGTACCGCCGTGCGTGGATCGCCGGATTCGCCCAGACCATCTCCGACCGAGTCCGCGAGCAGGAGAGCAAGGCGCTCGAGGGAGCTGGCGGTGGAGCGTTGGTGCTCTACAAGGACGACGAGGCACGGGCCAGGACGGCTCTGCAGCAGGCGTTCCCGCGTGTGCGCCACACCAAGGCACGCACCCGCTACGACGGTGCTGGCTACGCGCACGGCCAGAGGGATGGTCGCAACGCTGCGATGCAGCACTCGCTGGCTTCGTGA
- a CDS encoding DUF7199 family protein has translation MAAAGLVSAGPAVAGPLCEYRSQAHIAEHGGFNADNAWHIAHGDLPTCNTDSSARKGDDRRDHDKKSRFCRKRWWC, from the coding sequence ATGGCTGCCGCCGGCCTGGTTTCGGCTGGGCCGGCGGTGGCCGGTCCTCTCTGCGAGTACCGCAGCCAAGCACACATCGCCGAGCACGGAGGCTTCAACGCCGACAACGCGTGGCACATCGCACACGGCGACTTGCCAACGTGCAACACAGATTCCAGCGCCCGCAAGGGCGACGACCGCAGAGACCACGACAAGAAGTCACGGTTCTGCAGAAAGCGTTGGTGGTGCTGA
- a CDS encoding Repressor-like immunity protein, whose translation MSGKTSSKVVVPATSRVPLTLSVIEDLRSKGYNQSEIAEIFGVTRQAVSWHKKTYGGRLTTRQIVQQAWPWATTRLHSKSKAYQRLRDHGEYMRVGSFRTMSEDKRKRLVSWWKMLRDNNWVLEFDPSIEPYEGMAGGGFRYVPREERDDDLLIRVNEHTNLTDEGELIWSWPDNVDELIGKP comes from the coding sequence ATGAGCGGCAAAACCAGCAGTAAAGTCGTGGTACCGGCTACGAGCCGAGTACCGCTGACGTTGAGCGTGATCGAAGATCTTCGCAGTAAGGGATACAACCAAAGCGAAATCGCTGAAATCTTTGGCGTAACCCGTCAAGCGGTGTCGTGGCACAAGAAGACCTACGGAGGACGATTGACCACCAGGCAGATCGTCCAGCAGGCATGGCCGTGGGCCACGACGAGGCTCCACAGTAAGTCGAAGGCTTACCAGAGACTTCGCGACCACGGTGAGTACATGCGCGTAGGTAGTTTCCGCACGATGTCCGAAGACAAACGGAAACGCCTGGTGTCGTGGTGGAAAATGCTCCGCGACAACAACTGGGTGCTTGAGTTCGACCCCAGCATCGAGCCATACGAAGGCATGGCCGGCGGCGGCTTCAGGTACGTCCCCCGCGAGGAGCGGGACGACGACCTGTTGATCCGGGTGAACGAACACACCAACCTCACCGACGAGGGAGAGCTCATCTGGTCTTGGCCGGATAACGTAGACGAACTTATCGGGAAGCCCTAG
- a CDS encoding RecB family exonuclease: protein MSQINQYTRCPQAYKLARIDKVWARPAAWLPQGTAFHTTVEIYEKALAEGREMTLEQAQEIFREEYAKDIGELCAETPNFEWWFWSGPYNGERDIERRFHLGLEQVEKFINWRQTEGQEIWVTPEGKPAIELPFNIELDGIRVRGFIDAVVVVNGELRVRDYKTGNSPGDDFQLGVYALAVAMTYGIEAPKTGDYFMAGKKGVKAKPTAPYDLTEWTRERITERFHEVEARIQAGDFEPLPEPDKCGFCDVNYSCPVFK from the coding sequence GTGAGCCAGATCAACCAATACACGCGCTGCCCGCAGGCGTACAAGCTGGCTCGCATCGACAAGGTATGGGCGAGGCCTGCCGCCTGGTTGCCGCAGGGCACCGCGTTCCACACCACCGTGGAGATCTACGAGAAGGCGCTCGCTGAGGGCCGAGAGATGACTCTCGAACAGGCGCAAGAGATCTTCCGCGAGGAGTACGCCAAGGACATCGGCGAGCTGTGCGCCGAGACCCCGAACTTCGAGTGGTGGTTCTGGTCCGGACCGTACAACGGCGAGCGAGACATCGAGCGCCGGTTCCACCTCGGGCTCGAGCAGGTCGAGAAGTTCATCAACTGGCGTCAGACCGAGGGCCAGGAGATCTGGGTGACCCCGGAGGGCAAGCCCGCAATCGAGCTGCCGTTCAACATCGAACTCGACGGTATCCGAGTGCGAGGCTTCATCGACGCCGTCGTCGTGGTCAACGGTGAGCTTCGAGTCCGGGACTACAAGACGGGCAACTCGCCGGGCGACGACTTCCAGCTCGGCGTGTACGCGCTCGCGGTCGCGATGACCTACGGCATCGAGGCACCGAAGACTGGTGACTACTTCATGGCGGGGAAGAAGGGCGTCAAGGCGAAGCCGACCGCGCCCTACGACCTGACCGAGTGGACGCGTGAGCGGATTACCGAGAGGTTCCATGAGGTCGAGGCACGCATCCAGGCGGGAGACTTCGAACCGCTCCCGGAACCAGACAAGTGTGGCTTCTGTGATGTTAATTACAGTTGCCCTGTTTTTAAGTGA
- a CDS encoding AAA family ATPase encodes MCAGPGTGKSAFVLAYALKSEVPTLYFSADSDAFTQLSRSVSILTGWSLERSTRAVRDMDIPDDVANELDLIPIRFNYKASPSLDEIENALAAYDALYEDFPALIVVDNVTNVRTDSSDGDDPFAGLESLMDYLHEMARETGSCVIGLHHVTGPHNNGDKPIPLSGIKGQIGRVPEMILTLHRVSDGFGPDMLNVSTVKNRGGKSDPSGQDFASLEFIGDTMQITDFDH; translated from the coding sequence GTGTGTGCCGGTCCTGGTACCGGCAAGTCAGCCTTCGTCCTGGCGTACGCGCTGAAGTCGGAGGTGCCGACGCTGTACTTTTCGGCTGACTCCGACGCGTTCACGCAGTTGTCGCGGTCGGTGTCGATCCTGACCGGGTGGTCGCTGGAGAGGTCGACGAGGGCTGTCCGAGACATGGACATCCCCGACGATGTCGCCAACGAGTTGGACCTGATTCCGATCCGGTTCAACTACAAGGCATCACCGTCGCTGGACGAGATCGAGAACGCCCTGGCAGCGTATGACGCGCTGTACGAGGACTTCCCGGCTTTGATCGTCGTGGACAACGTCACCAACGTCCGCACCGATTCAAGCGATGGCGACGACCCGTTCGCGGGTCTGGAGTCCCTGATGGACTACCTGCACGAAATGGCCCGCGAGACGGGCTCATGCGTGATCGGACTCCACCACGTCACCGGACCACACAACAACGGCGACAAGCCGATCCCGTTGTCGGGCATCAAAGGTCAAATCGGGCGGGTACCCGAGATGATCCTCACACTCCACCGAGTGTCGGACGGGTTCGGCCCGGACATGCTCAACGTCTCCACCGTCAAGAACCGAGGGGGTAAGTCGGACCCTTCGGGCCAGGACTTCGCATCGCTGGAGTTCATCGGAGACACCATGCAGATCACTGACTTCGATCACTGA
- a CDS encoding endonuclease VII domain-containing protein, which translates to MAAKRTPAHRTQDRKHKRKPCKDCREQGLPLTRDAKYPGPRCATHHREFRAARSSTTWETRILATYGITAEEYWAIYEFQGGKCYICQRANGKRKRLSVDHDHKTGIVRGLLCTMCNKYTLGWARDCIEFFKRAIDYLLSPPAVQVIGERIAPIEADKLSSQT; encoded by the coding sequence GTGGCGGCTAAGCGGACGCCGGCGCACCGGACGCAGGACCGCAAGCACAAGCGCAAGCCGTGTAAGGACTGCCGGGAGCAGGGGCTCCCGCTCACCCGAGACGCGAAGTACCCAGGCCCACGGTGCGCCACGCACCACCGAGAGTTCAGGGCAGCTCGCAGCTCGACCACCTGGGAGACAAGGATTCTCGCCACCTACGGCATCACCGCCGAGGAGTATTGGGCGATCTACGAGTTCCAGGGCGGGAAGTGTTACATCTGCCAACGAGCGAACGGAAAGAGGAAACGACTATCGGTAGACCATGACCACAAGACAGGAATCGTCAGAGGTCTGCTCTGCACGATGTGCAACAAGTACACACTGGGCTGGGCGAGGGACTGTATCGAGTTCTTCAAGCGGGCCATCGATTACCTGCTGAGCCCGCCGGCAGTCCAAGTCATCGGGGAGCGCATCGCTCCTATCGAGGCCGACAAGCTGTCGTCCCAGACTTGA
- a CDS encoding CHC2 zinc finger domain-containing protein, which translates to MIDSPIARVILRYHPDWEPPPDHYEWNKCLCPFHGDETPSAAVSYDLQGYNCMACGVRGDVISIIRHEEGVSFAEAVRIAEGVSVGSDIPVPRKPQRKPSRRVFGESRSAGTAGSTVRSRIRGRSTPWS; encoded by the coding sequence ATGATCGACTCGCCCATCGCGAGGGTGATTCTTCGCTACCACCCGGATTGGGAACCGCCACCTGACCACTACGAGTGGAACAAGTGCCTGTGCCCATTCCACGGCGACGAAACGCCGTCTGCGGCAGTCAGTTACGACCTCCAAGGCTACAACTGCATGGCCTGCGGGGTCAGGGGAGACGTGATCTCGATCATCCGACATGAAGAGGGGGTGAGTTTTGCAGAGGCTGTCCGAATCGCAGAGGGAGTATCTGTGGGAAGCGACATCCCGGTACCGAGAAAGCCTCAACGGAAGCCCAGCCGCCGAGTATTTGGAGAGTCGCGGTCTGCCGGAACGGCAGGTTCGACCGTTCGGTCTCGGATTCGTGGACGATCCACTCCCTGGTCATGA